One window of the Rufibacter radiotolerans genome contains the following:
- a CDS encoding OmpA family protein, with amino-acid sequence MFKKSIYRFTGVALLGTCLLGSCTTAKKYNDLLAQKVKLEREKADCQSTLARTTKERSDLSKQVTELTEFRTKLATDTTLLGSTLRKTQGVYADLSDTYDKLIRNHDRLLANSALESSKLSKDLARREDELKALNETLMRNRSQLDQLSTDLKSREERLNELERILAEKDKAVNALKNKVSNALLGFNSKDLSVDVRNGKVYVSLSEQLLFKSGSTKVDAKGQDALRKLAAALKDQQDVNVVVEGHTDDVPVSKGTVGMQDNWDLSVLRATEITRILTGAGLAGTKITPSGRAQNVPVDAAKTAEARQKNRRTEIILTPKLDELFQILEGN; translated from the coding sequence ATGTTCAAAAAATCCATTTACCGCTTCACGGGCGTAGCCTTGCTGGGTACCTGCCTGCTGGGCTCCTGCACCACCGCCAAGAAATACAATGACCTGCTGGCTCAGAAAGTAAAGCTTGAGCGTGAGAAAGCAGACTGCCAGAGCACCCTGGCCCGCACCACCAAAGAACGCAGCGACCTATCCAAGCAAGTAACCGAACTCACCGAGTTCCGCACCAAACTGGCCACCGATACCACCCTGCTGGGCAGCACCCTCCGTAAAACCCAGGGCGTTTACGCCGATCTGAGCGATACCTATGACAAGCTCATCCGGAACCATGACCGTCTGTTGGCCAACAGTGCCCTGGAGTCTTCCAAACTCTCTAAAGACCTGGCCCGGCGCGAAGACGAATTAAAGGCCCTGAACGAGACCCTCATGCGCAACCGCTCCCAACTGGACCAACTCAGCACCGACCTCAAATCAAGGGAAGAGCGCCTTAATGAACTGGAGCGAATTCTAGCTGAGAAAGACAAGGCCGTGAATGCCCTTAAAAACAAGGTGAGCAATGCCCTGCTGGGCTTCAACTCAAAGGACCTGTCGGTAGACGTGCGCAACGGCAAGGTCTACGTGTCTTTGTCTGAGCAACTGCTGTTCAAGTCTGGCTCCACCAAGGTAGACGCCAAAGGCCAGGATGCCCTGCGTAAACTAGCCGCGGCCCTCAAAGACCAGCAAGACGTGAACGTGGTAGTAGAAGGCCACACCGATGACGTGCCCGTTTCCAAAGGCACTGTGGGCATGCAGGACAACTGGGACCTGAGCGTGTTGCGCGCCACCGAGATCACCCGCATTCTGACGGGCGCTGGCCTGGCCGGCACCAAAATCACGCCATCGGGCCGCGCCCAGAACGTACCGGTAGACGCGGCTAAAACCGCCGAGGCCCGCCAGAAAAACCGCCGCACCGAGATCATCCTTACCCCAAAACTAGACGAGTTGTTCCAGATTCTGGAGGGCAACTAA